In Jeotgalibaca dankookensis, a single genomic region encodes these proteins:
- a CDS encoding ABC transporter ATP-binding protein yields MKIKLLDFFSITIPFTVGIVINILGVGFNVLVPIAMRKFIDFDSKVISNNKSLVLLFVVLLLQIILTSIGTFIISIEGDKQISKIRLKIKRHLLELPTSYFDSRNSGELSSRIINDVAILRVFLTINIPQMINGIITILISAVILFLLDWKLAIILFCIFPLNALITFPIGKINERIANKTQKTISRLVGITSENFKNIRTIKLNNAEKNVFSKYSDEINDLYVLSFKANKIFALTQPLQRLFAISLIIVVILYGGFRVSRGTLTVGTLISFIIFLFQLIGPINNVADFYNSYKRAIGSTKEISAIMETETENNTLPILKIKEISKPYKLELKNVTFSYDEITVLKNVSMDFNTGEKIAIVGSTGAGKSTVLNLITRLYPVDSGSLYLNEKKASDFKLDNWRSLFSVVSQENTLFSGNIRDNLMFGLDKEISNQKLEDALKFAYLDKEIDSFPEGINTIVGEQGIKLSGGQRQRLQIARAYLKGADFLLLDEATSSLDSYSEKIISENVNKLMKGKTVIAIAHRISTIVNADKIYFIENKKIKDVGTHNELYKRVPAYKRFVEEQIIDTSLS; encoded by the coding sequence ATGAAAATTAAACTACTCGATTTTTTCAGTATAACTATTCCATTTACAGTTGGAATAGTTATCAATATATTAGGGGTTGGATTTAATGTTTTAGTCCCTATAGCAATGAGAAAGTTTATTGATTTCGATTCAAAAGTTATTAGTAATAATAAATCTTTAGTATTACTATTTGTAGTACTACTTTTACAAATAATACTAACTTCAATAGGTACCTTTATTATTTCTATTGAAGGGGATAAGCAAATTTCTAAAATTAGATTAAAAATAAAAAGACACTTATTGGAATTACCTACTAGTTATTTCGATTCTCGTAATAGTGGGGAATTATCTAGTAGAATAATTAATGATGTAGCTATACTGAGGGTATTTCTCACTATTAATATTCCTCAAATGATCAATGGTATTATTACAATTTTAATATCTGCTGTTATCCTGTTTTTATTGGATTGGAAATTAGCAATAATACTTTTTTGTATATTTCCATTAAATGCACTTATTACATTTCCTATTGGAAAAATAAACGAACGAATAGCAAATAAAACTCAGAAAACTATAAGTAGATTAGTAGGTATTACTTCGGAAAATTTTAAAAATATACGAACTATAAAACTTAACAATGCAGAAAAAAATGTTTTTTCTAAATATAGTGATGAAATTAATGACTTGTACGTTCTTTCTTTTAAGGCTAATAAAATATTTGCGCTTACGCAACCGCTTCAAAGATTATTTGCTATTTCATTAATAATCGTAGTCATTTTATACGGAGGCTTTAGAGTTAGTCGAGGAACACTAACAGTTGGTACGCTAATTTCTTTTATAATTTTTTTATTTCAACTCATTGGACCAATTAATAATGTGGCTGATTTCTACAATAGTTACAAAAGAGCAATAGGTTCGACAAAAGAGATATCTGCCATAATGGAAACTGAAACAGAAAACAATACACTCCCGATTTTAAAAATTAAAGAAATTTCTAAACCTTACAAATTAGAATTAAAGAATGTTACTTTTTCGTACGATGAGATAACGGTTTTAAAAAATGTGTCAATGGATTTTAATACAGGTGAAAAAATTGCGATTGTAGGTTCAACTGGGGCTGGTAAAAGTACAGTTTTAAATTTAATTACTAGGCTTTACCCTGTAGATTCTGGATCACTTTATCTAAATGAAAAAAAAGCTTCAGATTTTAAATTAGATAACTGGAGAAGTTTATTTAGTGTAGTATCTCAGGAGAATACATTATTTTCAGGAAATATTAGAGATAATTTGATGTTTGGTCTTGACAAAGAAATATCTAATCAAAAACTAGAAGATGCTTTAAAATTCGCATATTTGGATAAGGAAATTGATAGCTTCCCTGAAGGTATCAATACTATCGTAGGTGAACAAGGGATTAAATTATCGGGTGGACAGAGACAGAGATTACAGATAGCTAGGGCATATTTGAAAGGCGCAGATTTTTTATTACTGGACGAAGCAACTTCCAGTTTAGATTCATACTCCGAAAAAATTATATCTGAAAATGTGAATAAACTTATGAAAGGAAAGACAGTTATTGCAATTGCTCATCGCATTTCAACAATTGTCAATGCAGATAAAATTTATTTTATTGAAAACAAAAAAATAAAAGATGTTGGAACACATAATGAGTTATATAAAAGA